The Chryseobacterium indicum genome includes a window with the following:
- a CDS encoding response regulator, with the protein MNKKILIVDDDPRNIFALKLTLKARGYQIESSTMAQEAIEVLNKDNHFDVVLMDMMMPEMDGYEAIKMIKNTPSISNIPVIAVTAQAMPEDRQKCLDAGAADYVSKPIDVDLLMNAIEKLS; encoded by the coding sequence ATGAATAAAAAAATTCTGATCGTGGACGACGATCCGCGCAATATATTTGCTTTAAAGCTCACCCTGAAAGCCAGAGGCTACCAGATTGAAAGCAGTACAATGGCACAGGAAGCCATTGAAGTTTTGAATAAAGACAACCATTTTGATGTGGTTCTGATGGATATGATGATGCCGGAAATGGATGGGTATGAAGCCATAAAGATGATAAAAAACACCCCTTCTATCAGCAATATTCCCGTAATCGCAGTTACTGCACAGGCAATGCCGGAAGACCGCCAGAAATGTCTGGATGCGGGAGCAGCAGATTATGTTTCCAAGCCGATAGATGTAGACCTTTTAATGAACGCTATAGAAAAATTATCGTAA
- a CDS encoding response regulator, translating to MPKKFIRNLQFGVGFSILILIASSLASYFSIQNQMDHRESVGKSRRVVTAVKDVLVAVLDAETGNRGYQLTGQESFLEPFKRSISEYSKTFEYARSLGITDQHQKRLLDLLEKNVEINLANMKLFVENRRRGVMMTQEQIEESKQHMDRCRQIVKEFSQYEENQLAIKTKDLNKSSRTTVFFIIFSSIAAIVVTAFFYIKLRADLIRRDKLEKMLKAKDQEMSRRVSAIKQIANRIANGDYDQRVVDTAEDDLGELVDSLNNMTESLKLSFDTINRSDWRQKGLAILNESLVGNKSVKDVAKASLHQLIEYGNCINGSIYLYDEGLLKLNIAFGLENNMKKVFEPGEGMVGQTFISEKTQVYNNLHEDDFVVTFASSTIQIYGIMLIPIFADGFIIGVLELGSTTNFEKDRVDYFVECSRNIGIALSAAKGREKEQQLLEETQAQSEELQVQHSELENLNTELEAQTQKLQASEEELKVQQEELMQANAELEERSRLLEEKNHLIAERNTEIQKKVEELALSTKYKSEFLANMSHELRTPLNSILLLSRLMAENPDENLNEDQIESAKVIQSSGSSLLTLIDEILDLAKIESGKMTLEYQDVVINDVIKDLKDLFNPVFQEKKLEFNINIDESVQKNIETDRLRVDQVLRNLLSNALKFTTKGSIDLNIKKDPKKAGFIIFSVKDTGIGIAEDKQKIIFEAFQQADGSTRRKFGGTGLGLSISREIARLLGGELTLKSKVDEGSEFSLSIPVKAVPELPHVEKDQNLVEIIREDVEEIQNILDEKQMEEKEVVNTLQIPDNVDDDRNIIQEGDKTILIIEDDTNFAKALLKYAHLQNYKAVIEVRGDRGLAAALEYRPQAILLDVQLPVKDGWQVMDDLKSNQETKHIPVHMMSALHVKNESLMKGAIDFISKPVALDQMTDVFRKIEEALKKGPQKVLIVEENAKHASALSYFLSNFNISLSVENNVEDSVKALTANHVDCVILDIGSSRGNEYEIIESIKSYEGLENLPIIIFTERNLSKSEELKIKQYADSIVVKTAHSYQRILDEVGLFLHLVEEKNNSIENVRSKTLGSLTEVLSGKKILITDDDVRNIFSLTKALEKYKVEVVVAMDGNHAIQQIKENPDVDVILMDMMMPELDGYEAIKEIRKMPKFKRLPIIAITAKSMIGEREKCITAGASDYISKPVDIDQLLSLLRVWLYES from the coding sequence ATGCCGAAAAAATTTATAAGAAATCTTCAGTTCGGGGTAGGATTTTCCATCCTGATCCTGATCGCAAGTTCACTGGCTTCATACTTCAGTATACAGAACCAGATGGATCACCGCGAAAGTGTTGGTAAAAGCAGACGTGTCGTAACGGCAGTAAAAGATGTTCTTGTGGCTGTTCTGGATGCGGAAACAGGAAACAGGGGATATCAGCTTACCGGTCAGGAAAGTTTTCTGGAACCCTTTAAAAGAAGTATTTCTGAATATTCCAAAACCTTTGAATATGCAAGAAGTCTCGGAATTACAGATCAGCATCAGAAAAGACTTCTGGATCTGCTGGAGAAAAATGTAGAGATCAACCTTGCCAACATGAAGCTCTTTGTAGAAAACCGAAGAAGAGGAGTCATGATGACGCAGGAACAAATCGAGGAAAGCAAGCAGCATATGGACCGATGCAGACAGATTGTAAAAGAATTTTCTCAGTACGAAGAAAATCAGCTTGCCATAAAAACCAAAGATCTTAATAAATCTTCCCGAACTACCGTTTTCTTCATTATATTTTCTTCTATCGCAGCAATTGTGGTTACTGCGTTTTTCTACATCAAATTAAGAGCAGATCTCATCAGAAGAGACAAACTTGAAAAAATGCTGAAAGCAAAAGATCAGGAAATGTCCAGAAGAGTAAGTGCCATTAAGCAGATTGCCAACAGAATTGCCAACGGAGATTATGACCAGAGAGTCGTAGATACGGCAGAAGATGATCTCGGAGAATTGGTAGATTCTTTAAATAATATGACGGAATCCCTGAAATTGTCTTTCGATACCATTAATAGAAGCGACTGGAGACAGAAAGGTCTTGCCATTCTTAATGAATCTCTGGTAGGCAATAAATCGGTGAAAGATGTTGCCAAAGCGTCTTTACACCAGCTTATCGAATACGGAAACTGCATCAATGGTTCAATCTACCTTTATGATGAAGGATTACTTAAGCTGAACATAGCTTTTGGTCTGGAAAACAACATGAAAAAAGTTTTCGAACCGGGAGAAGGAATGGTAGGGCAGACTTTCATCAGCGAAAAAACTCAGGTGTACAATAATCTTCATGAAGATGATTTTGTGGTAACCTTTGCAAGCAGCACCATTCAGATTTACGGGATTATGCTGATCCCGATTTTTGCAGACGGTTTCATTATCGGAGTTCTGGAATTAGGTTCAACTACCAACTTTGAAAAAGACAGAGTCGATTATTTCGTAGAGTGCAGCAGAAATATAGGAATTGCCTTAAGCGCGGCAAAAGGTCGCGAAAAAGAACAGCAGTTGCTTGAAGAAACACAGGCACAGTCGGAAGAATTGCAGGTTCAGCATTCTGAGTTGGAAAATCTGAATACCGAACTGGAAGCTCAGACGCAGAAACTTCAGGCTTCAGAAGAAGAGCTGAAAGTTCAGCAGGAAGAATTAATGCAGGCAAATGCCGAGCTGGAAGAACGTTCAAGATTATTGGAAGAAAAAAATCATCTGATTGCAGAACGCAACACAGAAATTCAGAAAAAAGTAGAAGAACTGGCTTTGAGTACAAAATACAAGTCGGAATTCCTCGCAAATATGTCCCACGAATTGCGTACTCCACTCAACTCGATCCTTCTTCTTTCTAGGCTGATGGCGGAAAATCCGGATGAAAATCTTAATGAAGATCAGATCGAATCCGCTAAAGTTATTCAAAGCTCAGGAAGCAGCTTATTAACGTTAATTGATGAAATTCTGGATCTTGCAAAAATAGAATCCGGAAAAATGACACTTGAATATCAGGATGTGGTGATCAATGATGTGATAAAAGATTTAAAAGACCTTTTCAATCCGGTATTTCAGGAGAAAAAGCTAGAGTTTAACATCAATATCGACGAATCCGTTCAGAAAAACATTGAAACAGACCGTTTAAGAGTCGATCAGGTTTTGAGAAACCTATTATCGAATGCCCTAAAATTTACCACAAAAGGAAGCATCGATTTAAATATTAAAAAAGATCCTAAAAAAGCAGGTTTTATCATTTTTTCCGTAAAAGATACGGGAATCGGGATTGCAGAAGACAAACAGAAAATCATTTTTGAAGCATTTCAGCAGGCAGATGGTTCCACAAGGAGAAAATTCGGCGGCACAGGTCTCGGATTATCCATCAGTCGAGAGATTGCCAGATTATTAGGTGGAGAACTTACCCTGAAAAGTAAAGTAGACGAAGGAAGTGAGTTCAGTTTAAGCATTCCTGTAAAAGCAGTTCCTGAACTTCCTCATGTTGAAAAAGATCAGAATCTGGTAGAAATCATCCGTGAAGATGTTGAAGAAATTCAGAATATTCTTGATGAAAAACAGATGGAAGAAAAAGAAGTGGTGAATACACTTCAGATTCCTGATAATGTGGACGATGACAGAAATATCATTCAGGAAGGAGATAAAACCATTCTCATTATCGAAGATGATACCAATTTCGCCAAAGCATTGCTGAAATATGCTCATTTGCAGAACTATAAAGCTGTGATTGAAGTAAGAGGAGACCGCGGTCTGGCTGCTGCACTGGAATATCGTCCGCAGGCAATTCTGCTGGATGTTCAGCTTCCTGTAAAAGACGGATGGCAGGTAATGGATGATTTAAAATCCAATCAGGAAACAAAACACATTCCGGTACACATGATGTCTGCACTTCATGTAAAAAATGAAAGCCTCATGAAAGGTGCGATTGATTTCATCAGCAAACCTGTAGCACTGGATCAAATGACGGATGTTTTCAGAAAGATTGAAGAAGCCCTTAAAAAAGGCCCGCAAAAAGTATTAATTGTAGAAGAAAACGCAAAACACGCAAGCGCATTGTCTTATTTCCTCAGCAATTTCAATATTTCGTTGTCGGTAGAAAATAATGTGGAAGACAGCGTAAAAGCTTTAACAGCCAATCATGTAGACTGCGTCATTCTGGACATCGGATCTTCAAGAGGAAACGAATACGAAATTATAGAATCCATAAAAAGTTATGAAGGACTGGAAAATCTTCCGATCATCATCTTTACCGAAAGAAATTTATCCAAATCCGAAGAACTGAAAATCAAACAGTATGCAGACTCCATTGTTGTAAAAACAGCACATTCTTACCAGAGAATTTTGGATGAAGTAGGATTGTTCCTGCATTTGGTGGAGGAGAAAAATAATTCCATTGAAAATGTAAGAAGCAAAACATTGGGATCGCTTACGGAAGTTTTAAGCGGTAAAAAAATACTCATTACCGATGATGATGTCCGTAATATTTTCTCACTTACCAAAGCACTGGAAAAATATAAAGTGGAAGTTGTTGTCGCCATGGACGGAAACCATGCGATTCAGCAGATTAAAGAAAATCCTGATGTGGATGTTATTTTGATGGATATGATGATGCCTGAACTTGATGGTTACGAGGCGATCAAGGAAATCAGAAAAATGCCTAAATTCAAAAGACTGCCGATTATTGCCATTACAGCAAAATCCATGATCGGAGAACGTGAAAAATGCATTACCGCAGGGGCTTCAGATTATATCTCCAAACCGGTGGATATCGATCAGTTACTATCCTTACTTCGTGTTTGGTTATATGAAAGTTAA
- a CDS encoding hybrid sensor histidine kinase/response regulator: MILIVDDNQSNLYSLKKLLESKDFQVDTADSGEEALIKALKNDYALIILDVQMPDMDGFEVAETLAGYSKTKEVPIIFLSAVNTEKRFITRGYASGGKDYVTKPVDPEILMLKVKTFYNLQEQNLAMKKTQQSLELEVKGRRESQVTMKSQIDHFHLMLESLPQIAFTLNEQGTVDFVNGKWYEYSDSEKDFPETHPDDYKIKEEFERCRKRGKSLDLEVRIKNRETGDFRYHLLRVTPVYEENTIKNWVGTFTDIDDQKKVEKEKDEFLSIASHELKTPLTSIKAYVQLLERKLKLDKESAEAGFLTKVQDQIEKLNTLITDLLDVSKIENGKLKITKKPTNLEGVISNAIDTIVQTHESRVKIKRDGVKPDILIPLDEIRIEQVLINFLTNAIKYSPQNNQVIVTTFVDEEEQEVRVSVTDFGIGIPDFKQEAVFNKFYRVEESSLQFQGMGIGLFICSEIIKQHHGNIGVSSKVDEGSTFYFTLPLN; the protein is encoded by the coding sequence ATGATCTTAATTGTTGATGACAACCAAAGTAATCTCTATTCACTCAAAAAATTACTCGAATCCAAGGATTTTCAGGTGGATACAGCAGATTCCGGTGAAGAAGCTTTAATAAAAGCTTTGAAAAATGATTACGCACTGATTATTTTGGATGTTCAAATGCCGGATATGGATGGCTTTGAAGTGGCAGAAACTTTAGCGGGCTACAGCAAAACAAAAGAAGTACCTATCATTTTTCTGTCGGCTGTGAATACCGAGAAAAGATTTATCACACGCGGCTACGCTTCCGGAGGAAAAGATTATGTAACGAAACCTGTAGATCCGGAAATCCTCATGCTGAAAGTAAAAACTTTCTACAACCTTCAGGAGCAGAATCTTGCGATGAAAAAAACGCAGCAGAGTCTTGAGCTTGAGGTAAAAGGAAGGAGAGAATCTCAGGTAACCATGAAATCGCAGATCGATCATTTTCATTTAATGCTTGAATCTCTCCCTCAGATTGCTTTTACCCTGAATGAGCAGGGAACAGTAGATTTCGTAAACGGTAAATGGTATGAGTATTCTGATTCTGAAAAAGACTTTCCAGAAACACATCCGGATGATTATAAAATTAAAGAAGAATTTGAACGATGCAGGAAAAGAGGAAAATCCTTAGATCTTGAAGTCAGGATAAAAAATAGAGAAACTGGCGATTTCCGCTACCATCTTTTGCGCGTAACTCCCGTGTACGAAGAAAACACAATCAAAAACTGGGTAGGAACCTTCACAGATATAGACGATCAGAAGAAGGTGGAAAAAGAAAAAGATGAATTTCTGAGTATTGCGAGCCACGAACTAAAAACGCCTTTAACCAGTATAAAAGCATATGTACAGCTGCTGGAAAGAAAATTAAAACTTGATAAAGAAAGTGCGGAAGCCGGTTTTCTTACCAAAGTACAGGATCAGATCGAAAAACTGAATACTTTAATTACAGATCTTCTTGACGTTTCCAAAATCGAAAACGGAAAGCTGAAAATCACCAAAAAACCTACAAATCTGGAAGGCGTTATCAGCAACGCAATAGATACAATAGTGCAGACGCACGAAAGCAGAGTGAAGATCAAACGAGACGGAGTAAAACCGGATATTTTAATTCCGCTGGATGAAATTCGTATTGAGCAGGTTCTCATCAACTTTTTAACGAACGCCATAAAATATTCACCTCAGAACAATCAGGTTATTGTAACCACTTTTGTAGATGAAGAAGAACAGGAAGTAAGAGTAAGTGTTACAGATTTCGGAATCGGGATTCCGGATTTCAAGCAGGAAGCTGTTTTCAATAAATTTTACCGTGTAGAAGAATCTTCACTCCAGTTTCAGGGAATGGGGATCGGTCTTTTCATCTGTTCCGAAATCATCAAACAGCACCACGGAAATATTGGAGTTTCCAGCAAAGTAGATGAAGGATCTACGTTTTATTTCACTTTACCTTTAAATTAA